A stretch of the Equus caballus isolate H_3958 breed thoroughbred chromosome X, TB-T2T, whole genome shotgun sequence genome encodes the following:
- the ARHGAP4 gene encoding rho GTPase-activating protein 4 isoform X5, translating into MATHGKLRRERGPQAEYETQVKEMRWQLSEQLRCLELQGELRRELLQELAEFMRRRADVELEYSRGLDKLAERFSGRGGRLGGSSREHQSFRKEPSLLSPLHCWAVLLQQTRQQSRESAALSEVLAGPLAQRLSHIAEDVGRIVKKSKDLEQELQEELLEVVSELQTAKKTYQVYHTESMNAEAKLREAERQEEKRAGRSATTVVATTATAEAGPLRKSSLKKGGRLVEKVAEIQVEMELRDEILPRAQNIQSRLDRQTIETEEVNKTLKATLQALLEVVASEDGDVLDSFQASPSTESLKSTSSDPGARQASRRRGQQQETETFYITKLQEYLSGRSILAKLQAKHEKLQEAIQRGDKGEREVSWTQYTQRRFQKSRLPRPTSQYNQKLFGGDMEKFIQSSGQPVPLVVESCVRFINLNGLQHEGIFRVSGAQPRVSEIRDAFERGEDPLVEGCTAHDLDSVAGVLKLYFRSLDPPLFPPDLFGELLASAELEAVAERVEHVSRLLARLPGSVLVVLRYLFTFLNHLAQYSDENMMDPYNLAVCFGPTLLPVPAGQDPVALQGRVNQLVQTLIVQPARVFPPLSLLPGPVYEKCMAPPSASCLGDTQLEGLAGENEPEMEAGTPAQEDDLEGVVEAVACFAYTGRTAQELTFQRGDVLRLHERASGDWWRGEHAGARGLIPHKYITLPAGAEKPTAGQGLQASGEPVSSPEGLLAAEFIHRPEPCTLPQAPLGIPGDPSGHRRHYLVPASPERHVEVDKAVAQTMDSVFKELLGKTSVRQGLGTGSTNSPSPGPRSPKPPASSRLGKNKGFSRGPGAPASPSASHPQGLDSPLKPH; encoded by the exons ATGGCCACGCACGGGAAGCTGCGCCGGGAGCGGGGGCCGCAGGCAGAGTATGAGACGCAAGTCAAAG AGATGCGCTGGCAGCTGAGCGAGCAGCTGCGTTGCCTGGAGCTGCAGGGCGAGCTGCGGCGGGAGCTGCTGCAGGAGCTGGCTGAGTTCATGCGGCGGCGGGCCGATGTGGAGCTCGAGTACTCCCGCGGCCTGGACAAGCTGGCCGAGCGCTTCTCCGGCCGAGGAGGCCGCCTAGGGGGCAGCAGCCGGGAGCACCAAAGCTTCCG gaaGGAGCCGTCCCTCCTGTCGCCCTTGCACTGCTGGGCCGTGTTGCTGCAGCAGACACGGCAGCAGAGCCGGGAGAGTGCGGCCCTCAGCGAGGTACTGGCCGGGCCCTTGGCCCAGCGCTTAAGTCACATCGCTGAGGATGTGGGGCGCATAGTCAAGAAG agtaAGGATTTGGAACAAGAACTGCAGGAGGAGCTCCTGGAGGTGGTGTCAGAGCTTCAGACG GCCAAGAAGACGTACCAGGTGTACCACACAGAGAGCATGAATGCCGAGGCCAAGCTCCGGGAAGCCGAGCGGCAAGAGGAGAAGCGGGCAGGCCGGAGTGCCACCACGGTCGTCGCCACTACCGCCACGGCCGAAGCAGGGCCCCTCCGCAAGAGCTCCCTCAAGAAGGGAGGGCGGCTGGTGGAGAAG GTGGCTGAGATCCAGGTTGAGATGGAGCTTCGGGATGAGATTCTGCCCAGAGCCCAGAATATCCAGAGCCGCCTGGACCGACAGACCATCGAGACAGAGGAG GTGAACAAGACGCTGAAGGCCACACTGCAGGCCCTGCTGGAGGTGGTGGCGTCGGAAGATGGGGATGTGCTTGACTCcttccaggccagcccctccactgaGTCCCTCAAGTCCACCAGCTCAGATCCGGGTGCTCGGCAGGCCAGCCGGAGACGGGGCCAGCAGCAGGAGACTGAGACCTTCTACATCACG AAGCTGCAGGAGTACCTGAGTGGACGGAGCATCCTTGCCAAGCTGCAGGCCAAGCATGAGAAACTGCAAGAGGCCATTCAGCGAG GTGACAAGGGAGAGCGAGAGGTGTCTTG GACCCAGTACACACAGAGAAGATTCCAGAAGAGccgcctcccccgccccacctccCAGTATAACCAGAAACTCTTCGGGGGAGACATGGAGAAGTTTATTCAG AGCTCTGGCCAACCCGTGCCCCTGGTGGTGGAGAGCTGTGTTCGCTTCATTAATCTCAATG GCCTGCAGCACGAGGGCATCTTCCGGGTGTCTGGTGCCCAGCCCCGGGTCTCGGAAATCCGCGACGCTTTCGAGAGAG GGGAGGACCCACTAGTGGAAGGCTGCACAGCCCACGACCTGGACTCGGTGGCAGGGGTGCTGAAGCTCTACTTCCGGAGCCTGGATCCCCCGCTCTTCCCCCCGGACCTGTTTGGAGAGCTGCTGGCTTCTGCGG AGCTGGAGGCCGTGGCAGAGCGAGTGGAGCACGTGAGCCGCCTCCTGGCCCGGCTGCCTGGATCGGTGCTGGTGGTCCTGCGCTACCTCTTCACCTTTCTCAACCA CCTGGCCCAGTACAGCGATGAGAACATGATGGACCCCTACAACCTGGCCGTGTGCTTTGGGCCGACGCTGCTACCCGTGCCTGCTGGGCAGGACCCAGTAGCCTTGCAGGGTCGGGTGAACCAGCTGGTGCAGACGCTCATCGTGCAGCCTGCGCGGGTTTTCCCGCCCCTGAGTCTGCTGCCAGGGCCTGTCTACGAGAAGTGCATGGCCCCGCCTTCTGCCAGCTGCCTGGG GGACACCCAGCTGGAGGGCCTGGCAGGGGAGAACGAGCCGGAGATGGAAGCTGGGACCCCAGCCCAGGAGGATG ACCTGGAAGGGGTTGTGGAGGCCGTGGCCTGCTTTGCCTACACTGGCCGCACAGCCCAGGAGCTGACCTTCCAGCGTGGAGATGTGCTGCGGCTGCACGAGCGGGCCTCGGGGGACTGGTGGCGGGGCGAGCACGCCGGTGCCCGGGGACTCATCCCACACAAATATATCACGCTGCCCGCGGG AGCAGAGAAGCCTACGGCGGGCCAGGGGCTGCAGGCTTCAGGGGAGCCAGTGAGCAGTCCAGAAGGCCTCCTGGCTGCGGAGTTCATCCATCG GCCAGAGCCGTGCACCCTACCCCAGGCCCCTCTGGGCATACCCGGGGACCCCTCTGGGCACAGACGGCACTACTTGGTCCCAGCCTCCCCAGAGCGACACGTGGAGGTGGATAAG
- the ARHGAP4 gene encoding rho GTPase-activating protein 4 isoform X1, translating to MATHGKLRRERGPQAEYETQVKEMRWQLSEQLRCLELQGELRRELLQELAEFMRRRADVELEYSRGLDKLAERFSGRGGRLGGSSREHQSFRKEPSLLSPLHCWAVLLQQTRQQSRESAALSEVLAGPLAQRLSHIAEDVGRIVKKSKDLEQELQEELLEVVSELQTAKKTYQVYHTESMNAEAKLREAERQEEKRAGRSATTVVATTATAEAGPLRKSSLKKGGRLVEKRQAKFLEHKLKCTKARNEYLLSLASVNAAVSNYYLRDVLDLMDCCDTGFHLALGQVLRSYTAAESRTQASQMQGLGSLEEAVEALDPPGDKAKVLEVHAVAFCPPLRFDYQPHDGDEVAEIQVEMELRDEILPRAQNIQSRLDRQTIETEEVNKTLKATLQALLEVVASEDGDVLDSFQASPSTESLKSTSSDPGARQASRRRGQQQETETFYITKLQEYLSGRSILAKLQAKHEKLQEAIQRGDKGEREVSWTQYTQRRFQKSRLPRPTSQYNQKLFGGDMEKFIQSSGQPVPLVVESCVRFINLNGLQHEGIFRVSGAQPRVSEIRDAFERGEDPLVEGCTAHDLDSVAGVLKLYFRSLDPPLFPPDLFGELLASAELEAVAERVEHVSRLLARLPGSVLVVLRYLFTFLNHLAQYSDENMMDPYNLAVCFGPTLLPVPAGQDPVALQGRVNQLVQTLIVQPARVFPPLSLLPGPVYEKCMAPPSASCLGDTQLEGLAGENEPEMEAGTPAQEDDLEGVVEAVACFAYTGRTAQELTFQRGDVLRLHERASGDWWRGEHAGARGLIPHKYITLPAGAEKPTAGQGLQASGEPVSSPEGLLAAEFIHRPEPCTLPQAPLGIPGDPSGHRRHYLVPASPERHVEVDKAVAQTMDSVFKELLGKTSVRQGLGTGSTNSPSPGPRSPKPPASSRLGKNKGFSRGPGAPASPSASHPQGLDSPLKPH from the exons ATGGCCACGCACGGGAAGCTGCGCCGGGAGCGGGGGCCGCAGGCAGAGTATGAGACGCAAGTCAAAG AGATGCGCTGGCAGCTGAGCGAGCAGCTGCGTTGCCTGGAGCTGCAGGGCGAGCTGCGGCGGGAGCTGCTGCAGGAGCTGGCTGAGTTCATGCGGCGGCGGGCCGATGTGGAGCTCGAGTACTCCCGCGGCCTGGACAAGCTGGCCGAGCGCTTCTCCGGCCGAGGAGGCCGCCTAGGGGGCAGCAGCCGGGAGCACCAAAGCTTCCG gaaGGAGCCGTCCCTCCTGTCGCCCTTGCACTGCTGGGCCGTGTTGCTGCAGCAGACACGGCAGCAGAGCCGGGAGAGTGCGGCCCTCAGCGAGGTACTGGCCGGGCCCTTGGCCCAGCGCTTAAGTCACATCGCTGAGGATGTGGGGCGCATAGTCAAGAAG agtaAGGATTTGGAACAAGAACTGCAGGAGGAGCTCCTGGAGGTGGTGTCAGAGCTTCAGACG GCCAAGAAGACGTACCAGGTGTACCACACAGAGAGCATGAATGCCGAGGCCAAGCTCCGGGAAGCCGAGCGGCAAGAGGAGAAGCGGGCAGGCCGGAGTGCCACCACGGTCGTCGCCACTACCGCCACGGCCGAAGCAGGGCCCCTCCGCAAGAGCTCCCTCAAGAAGGGAGGGCGGCTGGTGGAGAAG CGTCAGGCCAAGTTCTTGGAGCACAAACTGAAGTGCACGAAGGCGCGCAACGAGTACCTGCTCAGCCTGGCCAGTGTCAATGCTGCTGTCAGCAACTACTACCTGCGTGATGTGTTGGACCTCATGGAT TGCTGTGACACAGGGttccacttggccctggggcagGTGCTCCGGAGCTACACAGCTGCTGAGAGCCGTACCCAAGCCTCCCAGATGCAGGGCCTGGGCAGCCTGGAAGAGGCAGTGGAGGCCCTAGATCCTCCAGGGGACAAGGCCAAGGTGCTGGAGGTGCATGCGGTCGCCTTCTGTCCCCCGCTGCGTTTTGACTACCAGCCCCATGACGGGGATGAG GTGGCTGAGATCCAGGTTGAGATGGAGCTTCGGGATGAGATTCTGCCCAGAGCCCAGAATATCCAGAGCCGCCTGGACCGACAGACCATCGAGACAGAGGAG GTGAACAAGACGCTGAAGGCCACACTGCAGGCCCTGCTGGAGGTGGTGGCGTCGGAAGATGGGGATGTGCTTGACTCcttccaggccagcccctccactgaGTCCCTCAAGTCCACCAGCTCAGATCCGGGTGCTCGGCAGGCCAGCCGGAGACGGGGCCAGCAGCAGGAGACTGAGACCTTCTACATCACG AAGCTGCAGGAGTACCTGAGTGGACGGAGCATCCTTGCCAAGCTGCAGGCCAAGCATGAGAAACTGCAAGAGGCCATTCAGCGAG GTGACAAGGGAGAGCGAGAGGTGTCTTG GACCCAGTACACACAGAGAAGATTCCAGAAGAGccgcctcccccgccccacctccCAGTATAACCAGAAACTCTTCGGGGGAGACATGGAGAAGTTTATTCAG AGCTCTGGCCAACCCGTGCCCCTGGTGGTGGAGAGCTGTGTTCGCTTCATTAATCTCAATG GCCTGCAGCACGAGGGCATCTTCCGGGTGTCTGGTGCCCAGCCCCGGGTCTCGGAAATCCGCGACGCTTTCGAGAGAG GGGAGGACCCACTAGTGGAAGGCTGCACAGCCCACGACCTGGACTCGGTGGCAGGGGTGCTGAAGCTCTACTTCCGGAGCCTGGATCCCCCGCTCTTCCCCCCGGACCTGTTTGGAGAGCTGCTGGCTTCTGCGG AGCTGGAGGCCGTGGCAGAGCGAGTGGAGCACGTGAGCCGCCTCCTGGCCCGGCTGCCTGGATCGGTGCTGGTGGTCCTGCGCTACCTCTTCACCTTTCTCAACCA CCTGGCCCAGTACAGCGATGAGAACATGATGGACCCCTACAACCTGGCCGTGTGCTTTGGGCCGACGCTGCTACCCGTGCCTGCTGGGCAGGACCCAGTAGCCTTGCAGGGTCGGGTGAACCAGCTGGTGCAGACGCTCATCGTGCAGCCTGCGCGGGTTTTCCCGCCCCTGAGTCTGCTGCCAGGGCCTGTCTACGAGAAGTGCATGGCCCCGCCTTCTGCCAGCTGCCTGGG GGACACCCAGCTGGAGGGCCTGGCAGGGGAGAACGAGCCGGAGATGGAAGCTGGGACCCCAGCCCAGGAGGATG ACCTGGAAGGGGTTGTGGAGGCCGTGGCCTGCTTTGCCTACACTGGCCGCACAGCCCAGGAGCTGACCTTCCAGCGTGGAGATGTGCTGCGGCTGCACGAGCGGGCCTCGGGGGACTGGTGGCGGGGCGAGCACGCCGGTGCCCGGGGACTCATCCCACACAAATATATCACGCTGCCCGCGGG AGCAGAGAAGCCTACGGCGGGCCAGGGGCTGCAGGCTTCAGGGGAGCCAGTGAGCAGTCCAGAAGGCCTCCTGGCTGCGGAGTTCATCCATCG GCCAGAGCCGTGCACCCTACCCCAGGCCCCTCTGGGCATACCCGGGGACCCCTCTGGGCACAGACGGCACTACTTGGTCCCAGCCTCCCCAGAGCGACACGTGGAGGTGGATAAG
- the ARHGAP4 gene encoding rho GTPase-activating protein 4 isoform X3 gives MATHGKLRRERGPQAEYETQVKEMRWQLSEQLRCLELQGELRRELLQELAEFMRRRADVELEYSRGLDKLAERFSGRGGRLGGSSREHQSFRKEPSLLSPLHCWAVLLQQTRQQSRESAALSEVLAGPLAQRLSHIAEDVGRIVKKSKDLEQELQEELLEVVSELQTAKKTYQVYHTESMNAEAKLREAERQEEKRAGRSATTVVATTATAEAGPLRKSSLKKGGRLVEKRQAKFLEHKLKCTKARNEYLLSLASVNAAVSNYYLRDVLDLMDCCDTGFHLALGQVLRSYTAAESRTQASQMQGLGSLEEAVEALDPPGDKAKVLEVHAVAFCPPLRFDYQPHDGDEVAEIQVEMELRDEILPRAQNIQSRLDRQTIETEEVNKTLKATLQALLEVVASEDGDVLDSFQASPSTESLKSTSSDPGARQASRRRGQQQETETFYITKLQEYLSGRSILAKLQAKHEKLQEAIQRGDKGEREVSWTQYTQRRFQKSRLPRPTSQYNQKLFGGDMEKFIQSSGQPVPLVVESCVRFINLNGEDPLVEGCTAHDLDSVAGVLKLYFRSLDPPLFPPDLFGELLASAELEAVAERVEHVSRLLARLPGSVLVVLRYLFTFLNHLAQYSDENMMDPYNLAVCFGPTLLPVPAGQDPVALQGRVNQLVQTLIVQPARVFPPLSLLPGPVYEKCMAPPSASCLGDTQLEGLAGENEPEMEAGTPAQEDDLEGVVEAVACFAYTGRTAQELTFQRGDVLRLHERASGDWWRGEHAGARGLIPHKYITLPAGAEKPTAGQGLQASGEPVSSPEGLLAAEFIHRPEPCTLPQAPLGIPGDPSGHRRHYLVPASPERHVEVDKAVAQTMDSVFKELLGKTSVRQGLGTGSTNSPSPGPRSPKPPASSRLGKNKGFSRGPGAPASPSASHPQGLDSPLKPH, from the exons ATGGCCACGCACGGGAAGCTGCGCCGGGAGCGGGGGCCGCAGGCAGAGTATGAGACGCAAGTCAAAG AGATGCGCTGGCAGCTGAGCGAGCAGCTGCGTTGCCTGGAGCTGCAGGGCGAGCTGCGGCGGGAGCTGCTGCAGGAGCTGGCTGAGTTCATGCGGCGGCGGGCCGATGTGGAGCTCGAGTACTCCCGCGGCCTGGACAAGCTGGCCGAGCGCTTCTCCGGCCGAGGAGGCCGCCTAGGGGGCAGCAGCCGGGAGCACCAAAGCTTCCG gaaGGAGCCGTCCCTCCTGTCGCCCTTGCACTGCTGGGCCGTGTTGCTGCAGCAGACACGGCAGCAGAGCCGGGAGAGTGCGGCCCTCAGCGAGGTACTGGCCGGGCCCTTGGCCCAGCGCTTAAGTCACATCGCTGAGGATGTGGGGCGCATAGTCAAGAAG agtaAGGATTTGGAACAAGAACTGCAGGAGGAGCTCCTGGAGGTGGTGTCAGAGCTTCAGACG GCCAAGAAGACGTACCAGGTGTACCACACAGAGAGCATGAATGCCGAGGCCAAGCTCCGGGAAGCCGAGCGGCAAGAGGAGAAGCGGGCAGGCCGGAGTGCCACCACGGTCGTCGCCACTACCGCCACGGCCGAAGCAGGGCCCCTCCGCAAGAGCTCCCTCAAGAAGGGAGGGCGGCTGGTGGAGAAG CGTCAGGCCAAGTTCTTGGAGCACAAACTGAAGTGCACGAAGGCGCGCAACGAGTACCTGCTCAGCCTGGCCAGTGTCAATGCTGCTGTCAGCAACTACTACCTGCGTGATGTGTTGGACCTCATGGAT TGCTGTGACACAGGGttccacttggccctggggcagGTGCTCCGGAGCTACACAGCTGCTGAGAGCCGTACCCAAGCCTCCCAGATGCAGGGCCTGGGCAGCCTGGAAGAGGCAGTGGAGGCCCTAGATCCTCCAGGGGACAAGGCCAAGGTGCTGGAGGTGCATGCGGTCGCCTTCTGTCCCCCGCTGCGTTTTGACTACCAGCCCCATGACGGGGATGAG GTGGCTGAGATCCAGGTTGAGATGGAGCTTCGGGATGAGATTCTGCCCAGAGCCCAGAATATCCAGAGCCGCCTGGACCGACAGACCATCGAGACAGAGGAG GTGAACAAGACGCTGAAGGCCACACTGCAGGCCCTGCTGGAGGTGGTGGCGTCGGAAGATGGGGATGTGCTTGACTCcttccaggccagcccctccactgaGTCCCTCAAGTCCACCAGCTCAGATCCGGGTGCTCGGCAGGCCAGCCGGAGACGGGGCCAGCAGCAGGAGACTGAGACCTTCTACATCACG AAGCTGCAGGAGTACCTGAGTGGACGGAGCATCCTTGCCAAGCTGCAGGCCAAGCATGAGAAACTGCAAGAGGCCATTCAGCGAG GTGACAAGGGAGAGCGAGAGGTGTCTTG GACCCAGTACACACAGAGAAGATTCCAGAAGAGccgcctcccccgccccacctccCAGTATAACCAGAAACTCTTCGGGGGAGACATGGAGAAGTTTATTCAG AGCTCTGGCCAACCCGTGCCCCTGGTGGTGGAGAGCTGTGTTCGCTTCATTAATCTCAATG GGGAGGACCCACTAGTGGAAGGCTGCACAGCCCACGACCTGGACTCGGTGGCAGGGGTGCTGAAGCTCTACTTCCGGAGCCTGGATCCCCCGCTCTTCCCCCCGGACCTGTTTGGAGAGCTGCTGGCTTCTGCGG AGCTGGAGGCCGTGGCAGAGCGAGTGGAGCACGTGAGCCGCCTCCTGGCCCGGCTGCCTGGATCGGTGCTGGTGGTCCTGCGCTACCTCTTCACCTTTCTCAACCA CCTGGCCCAGTACAGCGATGAGAACATGATGGACCCCTACAACCTGGCCGTGTGCTTTGGGCCGACGCTGCTACCCGTGCCTGCTGGGCAGGACCCAGTAGCCTTGCAGGGTCGGGTGAACCAGCTGGTGCAGACGCTCATCGTGCAGCCTGCGCGGGTTTTCCCGCCCCTGAGTCTGCTGCCAGGGCCTGTCTACGAGAAGTGCATGGCCCCGCCTTCTGCCAGCTGCCTGGG GGACACCCAGCTGGAGGGCCTGGCAGGGGAGAACGAGCCGGAGATGGAAGCTGGGACCCCAGCCCAGGAGGATG ACCTGGAAGGGGTTGTGGAGGCCGTGGCCTGCTTTGCCTACACTGGCCGCACAGCCCAGGAGCTGACCTTCCAGCGTGGAGATGTGCTGCGGCTGCACGAGCGGGCCTCGGGGGACTGGTGGCGGGGCGAGCACGCCGGTGCCCGGGGACTCATCCCACACAAATATATCACGCTGCCCGCGGG AGCAGAGAAGCCTACGGCGGGCCAGGGGCTGCAGGCTTCAGGGGAGCCAGTGAGCAGTCCAGAAGGCCTCCTGGCTGCGGAGTTCATCCATCG GCCAGAGCCGTGCACCCTACCCCAGGCCCCTCTGGGCATACCCGGGGACCCCTCTGGGCACAGACGGCACTACTTGGTCCCAGCCTCCCCAGAGCGACACGTGGAGGTGGATAAG
- the ARHGAP4 gene encoding rho GTPase-activating protein 4 isoform X2, with protein sequence MATHGKLRRERGPQAEYETQVKEMRWQLSEQLRCLELQGELRRELLQELAEFMRRRADVELEYSRGLDKLAERFSGRGGRLGGSSREHQSFRKEPSLLSPLHCWAVLLQQTRQQSRESAALSEVLAGPLAQRLSHIAEDVGRIVKKSKDLEQELQEELLEVVSELQTAKKTYQVYHTESMNAEAKLREAERQEEKRAGRSATTVVATTATAEAGPLRKSSLKKGGRLVEKRQAKFLEHKLKCTKARNEYLLSLASVNAAVSNYYLRDVLDLMDVLRSYTAAESRTQASQMQGLGSLEEAVEALDPPGDKAKVLEVHAVAFCPPLRFDYQPHDGDEVAEIQVEMELRDEILPRAQNIQSRLDRQTIETEEVNKTLKATLQALLEVVASEDGDVLDSFQASPSTESLKSTSSDPGARQASRRRGQQQETETFYITKLQEYLSGRSILAKLQAKHEKLQEAIQRGDKGEREVSWTQYTQRRFQKSRLPRPTSQYNQKLFGGDMEKFIQSSGQPVPLVVESCVRFINLNGLQHEGIFRVSGAQPRVSEIRDAFERGEDPLVEGCTAHDLDSVAGVLKLYFRSLDPPLFPPDLFGELLASAELEAVAERVEHVSRLLARLPGSVLVVLRYLFTFLNHLAQYSDENMMDPYNLAVCFGPTLLPVPAGQDPVALQGRVNQLVQTLIVQPARVFPPLSLLPGPVYEKCMAPPSASCLGDTQLEGLAGENEPEMEAGTPAQEDDLEGVVEAVACFAYTGRTAQELTFQRGDVLRLHERASGDWWRGEHAGARGLIPHKYITLPAGAEKPTAGQGLQASGEPVSSPEGLLAAEFIHRPEPCTLPQAPLGIPGDPSGHRRHYLVPASPERHVEVDKAVAQTMDSVFKELLGKTSVRQGLGTGSTNSPSPGPRSPKPPASSRLGKNKGFSRGPGAPASPSASHPQGLDSPLKPH encoded by the exons ATGGCCACGCACGGGAAGCTGCGCCGGGAGCGGGGGCCGCAGGCAGAGTATGAGACGCAAGTCAAAG AGATGCGCTGGCAGCTGAGCGAGCAGCTGCGTTGCCTGGAGCTGCAGGGCGAGCTGCGGCGGGAGCTGCTGCAGGAGCTGGCTGAGTTCATGCGGCGGCGGGCCGATGTGGAGCTCGAGTACTCCCGCGGCCTGGACAAGCTGGCCGAGCGCTTCTCCGGCCGAGGAGGCCGCCTAGGGGGCAGCAGCCGGGAGCACCAAAGCTTCCG gaaGGAGCCGTCCCTCCTGTCGCCCTTGCACTGCTGGGCCGTGTTGCTGCAGCAGACACGGCAGCAGAGCCGGGAGAGTGCGGCCCTCAGCGAGGTACTGGCCGGGCCCTTGGCCCAGCGCTTAAGTCACATCGCTGAGGATGTGGGGCGCATAGTCAAGAAG agtaAGGATTTGGAACAAGAACTGCAGGAGGAGCTCCTGGAGGTGGTGTCAGAGCTTCAGACG GCCAAGAAGACGTACCAGGTGTACCACACAGAGAGCATGAATGCCGAGGCCAAGCTCCGGGAAGCCGAGCGGCAAGAGGAGAAGCGGGCAGGCCGGAGTGCCACCACGGTCGTCGCCACTACCGCCACGGCCGAAGCAGGGCCCCTCCGCAAGAGCTCCCTCAAGAAGGGAGGGCGGCTGGTGGAGAAG CGTCAGGCCAAGTTCTTGGAGCACAAACTGAAGTGCACGAAGGCGCGCAACGAGTACCTGCTCAGCCTGGCCAGTGTCAATGCTGCTGTCAGCAACTACTACCTGCGTGATGTGTTGGACCTCATGGAT GTGCTCCGGAGCTACACAGCTGCTGAGAGCCGTACCCAAGCCTCCCAGATGCAGGGCCTGGGCAGCCTGGAAGAGGCAGTGGAGGCCCTAGATCCTCCAGGGGACAAGGCCAAGGTGCTGGAGGTGCATGCGGTCGCCTTCTGTCCCCCGCTGCGTTTTGACTACCAGCCCCATGACGGGGATGAG GTGGCTGAGATCCAGGTTGAGATGGAGCTTCGGGATGAGATTCTGCCCAGAGCCCAGAATATCCAGAGCCGCCTGGACCGACAGACCATCGAGACAGAGGAG GTGAACAAGACGCTGAAGGCCACACTGCAGGCCCTGCTGGAGGTGGTGGCGTCGGAAGATGGGGATGTGCTTGACTCcttccaggccagcccctccactgaGTCCCTCAAGTCCACCAGCTCAGATCCGGGTGCTCGGCAGGCCAGCCGGAGACGGGGCCAGCAGCAGGAGACTGAGACCTTCTACATCACG AAGCTGCAGGAGTACCTGAGTGGACGGAGCATCCTTGCCAAGCTGCAGGCCAAGCATGAGAAACTGCAAGAGGCCATTCAGCGAG GTGACAAGGGAGAGCGAGAGGTGTCTTG GACCCAGTACACACAGAGAAGATTCCAGAAGAGccgcctcccccgccccacctccCAGTATAACCAGAAACTCTTCGGGGGAGACATGGAGAAGTTTATTCAG AGCTCTGGCCAACCCGTGCCCCTGGTGGTGGAGAGCTGTGTTCGCTTCATTAATCTCAATG GCCTGCAGCACGAGGGCATCTTCCGGGTGTCTGGTGCCCAGCCCCGGGTCTCGGAAATCCGCGACGCTTTCGAGAGAG GGGAGGACCCACTAGTGGAAGGCTGCACAGCCCACGACCTGGACTCGGTGGCAGGGGTGCTGAAGCTCTACTTCCGGAGCCTGGATCCCCCGCTCTTCCCCCCGGACCTGTTTGGAGAGCTGCTGGCTTCTGCGG AGCTGGAGGCCGTGGCAGAGCGAGTGGAGCACGTGAGCCGCCTCCTGGCCCGGCTGCCTGGATCGGTGCTGGTGGTCCTGCGCTACCTCTTCACCTTTCTCAACCA CCTGGCCCAGTACAGCGATGAGAACATGATGGACCCCTACAACCTGGCCGTGTGCTTTGGGCCGACGCTGCTACCCGTGCCTGCTGGGCAGGACCCAGTAGCCTTGCAGGGTCGGGTGAACCAGCTGGTGCAGACGCTCATCGTGCAGCCTGCGCGGGTTTTCCCGCCCCTGAGTCTGCTGCCAGGGCCTGTCTACGAGAAGTGCATGGCCCCGCCTTCTGCCAGCTGCCTGGG GGACACCCAGCTGGAGGGCCTGGCAGGGGAGAACGAGCCGGAGATGGAAGCTGGGACCCCAGCCCAGGAGGATG ACCTGGAAGGGGTTGTGGAGGCCGTGGCCTGCTTTGCCTACACTGGCCGCACAGCCCAGGAGCTGACCTTCCAGCGTGGAGATGTGCTGCGGCTGCACGAGCGGGCCTCGGGGGACTGGTGGCGGGGCGAGCACGCCGGTGCCCGGGGACTCATCCCACACAAATATATCACGCTGCCCGCGGG AGCAGAGAAGCCTACGGCGGGCCAGGGGCTGCAGGCTTCAGGGGAGCCAGTGAGCAGTCCAGAAGGCCTCCTGGCTGCGGAGTTCATCCATCG GCCAGAGCCGTGCACCCTACCCCAGGCCCCTCTGGGCATACCCGGGGACCCCTCTGGGCACAGACGGCACTACTTGGTCCCAGCCTCCCCAGAGCGACACGTGGAGGTGGATAAG